The following proteins are encoded in a genomic region of Cricetulus griseus strain 17A/GY chromosome 7, alternate assembly CriGri-PICRH-1.0, whole genome shotgun sequence:
- the Cep295nl gene encoding protein DDC8 homolog isoform X1, whose protein sequence is MSAKLTEMQRDMEQSTELSTSCDEEALFLRQKPELMQVQDKADVTLQQWKAQQLQRLAKELKAEWQEARLQQFKDMEHLYLAHLLDEATGQAMGNDFIVEEHNRKGSAKHMRTKERNRAPFREKSRREEHPRQQPKSRKKATCSERRGTTKARGPNPSEKGKGKRVSSSKSTGGYQRVSRGPDINPLLAGAGETKWVEEVQKEIPREGRRRMRRGTSYFVQNINQNSRDQSLQGKTADLEKPSPLTSTFRQEATSPVISSFRQEATSPVTSSFRQEATSPVISSFRQEATSPLSSSFRQEATSPLSSTFRQEATSPLSSTFRQEATSQGAPSKYSDKNQWHKDIESAFEELFNTNRKLKNHLNLHLEQKLKVDPGPDKLQSPAETQVVRSDTPREANAEEAETMAEEPGSPSDMVAHETWSKTDLKQLLGETEYPRYQQMPKHLPKSESLVSVPVAGTSSKQDDALKDDAFSGSPQSGQEPPKSATMDEESLKPYLEEQAKAVASWMAMRQKQKAELEQRRQKTLLEMTEHPDMSLEIHYKAELEEERRERRRLRLALLKTSYSSGVQVPAPSRTISLDSSLLDEDKQSEMIRDLQQQILEQNKLHKQFLEKARKRLQEFQKSF, encoded by the coding sequence GAGTGGCAGGAGGCCCGGCTGCAGCAGTTCAAAGACATGGAACACCTCTATTTAGCCCATCTGTTGGATGAGGCAACAGGGCAGGCCATGGGAAATGACTTCATTGTGGAGGAACACAACCGGAAAGGCTCAGCAAAACACATGAGGACTaaggagagaaacagagcacCCTTTAGAGAGAAGAGTCGCCGGGAGGAGCACCCCAGGCAACAACCCAAATCCCGGAAAAAAGCAACGTGCTCAGAGAGACGAGGTACTACCAAAGCCCGGGGCCCAAACCCcagtgagaaggggaaagggaagcgTGTGTCTTCAAGTAAGAGCACTGGTGGCTACCAACGGGTGAGCAGAGGGCCAGACATCAATCCACTCTTAGCTGGTGCTGGGGAAACTAAGTGGGTGGAGGAAGTACAGAAGGAAATACCCAGGGAGGGGCGGCGACGGATGAGAAGAGGGACATCATACTTTGTTCAGAACATAAATCAGAACTCCAGAGACCAGAGTCTGCAGGGCAAAACAGCTGACTTGGAAAAGCCATCGCCTCTCACCTCCACCTTCAGACAGGAGGCCACATCGCCTGTCATCTCCTCCTTCAGACAGGAGGCCACATCGCCTGTCACCTCCTCCTTCAGACAGGAGGCCACATCGCCTGTCATCTCCTCCTTCAGACAGGAGGCCACATCGCCTCTCAGCTCCTCCTTCAGACAGGAGGCCACATCGCCTCTCAGCTCCACCTTCAGACAGGAGGCCACATCGCCTCTCAGCTCCACCTTCAGACAGGAGGCCACATCCCAGGGGGCGCCGTCCAAGTACAGCGATAAGAATCAGTGGCACAAAGACATTGAGTCTGCTTTCGAAGAATTGTTTAACACAAATAGAAAGCTGAAGAATCACCTGAATTTGCACCTCGAACAGAAGCTCAAGGTGGACCCCGGTCCAGACAAGCTACAGAGCCCAGCAGAGACTCAGGTTGTGCGCAGCGACACCCCAAGAGAGGCGAATGCAGAGGAGGCAGAAACGATGGCTGAGGAGCCTGGGAGCCCATCAGACATGGTGGCCCATGAAACGTGGTCCAAAACCGATTTGAAACAGTTGCTAGGTGAGACCGAGTACCCTAGGTACCAACAGATGCCAAAGCACCTACCAAAGAGTGAGAGCCTGGTATCTGTCCCTGTGGCAGGAACTTCTAGCAAACAAGACGACGCATTGAAAGACGACGCATTCTCAGGAAGCCCACAGTCAGGACAGGAGCCACCCAAGTCAGCCACCATGGACGAAGAAAGCCTTAAGCCTTACCTGGAGGAACAGGCAAAAGCTGTAGCAAGCTGGATGGCTATGAGGCAAAAGCAGAAGGCAGAGTTGGAGCAAAGAAGGCAAAAGACATTGTTGGAGATGACAGAACACCCTGACATGAGCTTGGAAATTCATTACAAGGCCGAGCTAGAGGAAGAACGCAGGGAACGCAGGAGGTTGCGCTTGGCTCTTCTTAAGACTTCTTATTCCTCTGGGGTCCAGGTCCCAGCCCCTAGCAGAACCATTTCCCTGGACAGCAGCCTTCTCGATGAGGACAAACAGAGCGAGATGATCCGTGACCTTCAGCAGCAGATTTTAGAGCAAAACAAGTTACACAAGCAGTTTTTGGAAAAAGCCAGGAAACGCTTGCAAGAGtttcaaaaatcattttaa